In Paludibaculum fermentans, the genomic stretch AGGCCGCAGCCGCCCCGCGCAGGTCCGCTTCGCTGCGATCCGGCAGAAACGCCCGCAGGACGATGACAACCAGGTCCTCCACGTGCTTCCGGAAAACCTCCGTGCCCCGCACCGTCATCTCTCCGTTCCAGGTCCCGCTCAGGTCGTCATCTCCATACAGAATCCGCACCCTCTTGAAATCGATATACTGCGCCTTACCGTCGGCATCCACCTTGTAGTAATAGAAGCCGAGGTTATTGACACCCTTGTCCAGACTGAAGTTGTAGTAGTATTCGCCCCGCCCATCGAACGCCCCGTTGGCCAACAAGGTGGTGTCCTTGAACAGATCGACCCGGTACTCCGCCGCTCCCGTCGTATAGGGAAACTTGACCTCGAACCGGAGCATCCCTTTCAACCCCGCACCCGGCAGCATCGTAGTGACCTCATCGGTCTTAATCACCTTCGGGACTTCCGGCCACTTCTTGTCCGCGCCCTCCTGGATCAGGTACCGCACCTTCCACTTGGGAAACTTGTCATTGCCGATGGTTCCCGCGGCGATCTCCGCATACCGCGCGCCAACCTTCCCCCAATCGGCTATCGCCGTCTTGCCGATGTAGAGCAGGATCGGGAAGCTGATGCCGTTGCCCTTGTCGATCTCGGCTCTGTTGAGGCCAGAGTTGTAGGGCTGCAGTTCACCGTTCGCGAGATTGATTCTACGGTTCTCGTTGCCGTGGTAGTTTGGGTCGGCGATGTACAACCCGCTGGCATCCGCTTTGTAGACGACCATCGCGTGGCCCGCTTCCACGGGCTGCCCCTTCGCATCGGTCGTCTGCCCCCAGATCTCGATGTACTGCGGTTCTCCCGTCAGTTGAATCGAATAGGCAAAGGCAAACCACGTCAGGCCGGTAGGGAAGCCGTTGATCTTCCGCACAATCCTGCGGCTGAGGCTGTCCCAATCGAGTTCGCTCTGAACCATGGAGGCGAAGCGGTAGCCCCACGAGTCGTCCTCCTGCAGTTGGATCGTGCCCATGCCGTAGTCATTGTTGTCATAGCGGCCGTACAGCGCCCGTTCCCCGGCGGCCTGCTTCTTCTCGAGGTAGTACCACATCGAGGTAATCGACTGGCCCGCGCAGTGCCCGGCCGGTGCCAGCCACGAGCCGAAGTTCGTGAACTGCCAGTCGTCGACACCTGGCAGGTAGCCGCTGGCGGCAGGCAACCCCCGAACAATCTCCGCCTTCTTCGCCTTACTGATCACGAGATCCGAGAAATGCCTGGTGAGAATCGTGATCGACTGGGCATCCTCTCCCACCAGCGGGAGTCCTTCCAGCTTCCCCGTCTTGCGGTCGTAGTAGAACCCCAGCGCAAACTCGTCCCGTGCGATGCTCACGGGGATCTTCACCGCCATCGGGTCGTTCGAGTACACATGACCGTTGTCGATCGTGATCAGCGGAGTGGCCGGATGAAACAACGGGCCCAACTGATGACTGGTGATCTCTGTCGCCTGGATCCGGAAGGGAAGGTCCTTGCCATACGCCTCGGCGCTCACGCTCACGCTCATCCCGTTCAACGGGGAACCCGGCTTGCCGATCGTGATCGAGCCGCCAGTGGAGGGCACGGTTGCCGACGCAAGGGTCGCCGCTGAGCCCAGCCCCATGTTGCCGCTGTCTTTGTACTTCAGCCAGAGAACCAGGCCGCCGATCAGCAGCACAGGAATGAGAATCAGCGTGCCCAGGCAGCCGAGGCATCCAAACCTCCGCTGTCTTTTTCCAGGCGGGACGACTGCAGCAGGCGGCGCCTGCGACGGCCATAGGAAACCAGCCTGCGCGGCCGGAACCCAATTCGGTGAGCCTTCGGCCCAAACCATGTCGGCAGGCGACAATCTACCCTGCGCGATCATGTCCTGCATCGCCTGCCGGTCGTATGGACCGTACTGTTGTCCGTCCCGGACCAGGTACCAGTTCATCGAACTCAACCTCCCGGCTGCGGCCATCCACCCCATGCGACGCCAGTCGCCAAGTTCCGCCCCGTGCGGTGCGCGGAACTGATGCCGCAAGACAGCAGTTTAGTTCTATCGGATCTGAAACGGTGAAATAAACACCAGCCCGGATTCCCCGAGGCGGTCCCGCCGGAGCCGGAAAGCCTTTAAGGCTTCCTCTCGTACATCACGGTGGCGTGCCCTTTGTACGTCGTCCGGCAGTACTCCTGGAATCCGCACTTCTCCGCCACACGAACGGACGCAGCGTTCTCAGGGTTGATCAGGCACACGGTCCGGCCGGCTTTCAGATGCACGTCGCTCCACTCTAGCGCGGCCCGCGCCGCCTCAGTGGCGAATCCTTTGCCCTGCGCCTCGGGCGCCAGTGCCCATCCCAGCTCCGGGATCCCCTGGATCGAGGGCTCAACCTCCCGTTTGAAGTCGGCGAAGCCAACCTCACCCACAAAACGCCCGGTCGCTCGTTCTTCGACCGCCCAATACCCGAAGCCCAGGAACTGCCAGAGGCCCGAGTAGCGCAGGAACCGCGCCCAGATCTCTTCTTCCGTGAACGGCCGTCCGCCGATGAACCGCGTCACTCCGGCATCGGACCACATAGCGGCGGAAGGGAGGAAATCCTCCATGCGATGGCCGCGCATTCGCAGCCGGTCTGTTTCGATCAAAGGAATCATCGGGGCACCTGGAGCTTCAGCAGTCTGTACTGCCGGCTCACCATAATCTAGCAGGCAGACGGCTGGACAGTGGCACGGTCGCGGCCTGGCCCAGCTCAAACCGGCCCATTCCACTGCACACCAATCGACACGCCGCCTGGCAATGGCAGCCCTACCGCCTCCGTCTCAACCGCCGCCCGCTCCTTCGACGTGAGCCTCCGCCAGCAGTCGATCGACACCTCCGCCCCCGCCCGCCGCCATACCCCTGCGATCTCGCCGCCCACCAGCAGCGCACCGGGCCAGACCCGCGACGTCCACAGCTCCGCCCGCCGCCGCTCATCCGGCACGATCAAGGCCCGGTCGGCGCCCCACGCCAGATAGAACGCATCGCCGCTAGGCAGCAGCCGAGCCGCGGCCACCGGTCCGGCCTTGGCCCGGAGCGCCCCCTCATCCTCAGCCAGGATCCAGCCTTCGCCCACCGGAGTCCGCACCGCCGCCAGCGTACCGGCCAGTTCCCGGAACACAGCGTTCGCCGCCGCGCCGCTCACCCCCGCCCAGCGGGAGAAAGACGCAGCCGTACCCGGCCCAAACACGTGCAGATACCGCCGCGCGAGTTCGCGCCGCGCCTCCTCCGGCTGCATCTCCGGGGGCGGCCCAGTCCAGACGACCGGCTGGCGCGCACCCTCCCAACGCATCAGCACCCGGCCCGTCGCCGCACCATACCGGAGACTGTTGGGCGGCACGCCCATGGCCCGCCCGGCTTGCCCGAACGGCATCCGGCCACCGTCCAGGAACGCATGAAGCCGCTCCGCCGTGTCGTGCGCCCGGGCCCGCCGCACCGCATCCGCCGGCAGCCGCCCCAGCGAGAACACAGCCAGGTCTTTTGCCGCCACCACGTAGTCATTGAACCGCGGACCCCACAACTGCACCAGCGACGGATGCTCCCAACTGGCAGGGCTCGTCTCCGCCACGCGGGCATGAATCGAAAGCAGCGCCGCCCGCGGCACCGAATCCTGCAGCCCCGCCCAGGCGGCCGTCCGCAGCGACTCCTCGCCCTCCGGCAACCGTTCGTCCAGTGCGTTCACCCGCCTCCGGAAGCTCAGAATCTGCGATCGCGTCAACACCAGCCGGGTAGTCATCAAAAGCCCAGTTCCTCGAGATATTCTACTTGCTGTCTCGAACCCGCCGGGTGCTGGGCTATCCTTGAGTCTTGCCAGAGCCGAGCGGCCCGACCGAACCACCGAAGGTTGCCCCCACGGAAGACGATATCCGCTCGCAACTGGCGGCGATTCTCGCCAGCGCGCCCTTCACCAACGCCAACCGCTCCAGCCGTTTTCTCGAGTTCTGCGTCCAGCAGGCGCTCGCCGGCGCACAGGACTCCATCAAGGAGTCCGTCCTCGGCGCCGAGGTCTTCGACCGCAGGGTGGATTTCGACCCGCGCACCGATCCCATCGTCCGCGTGGAGGCCGGCAAGCTCCGCGCACGCCTGAAGGACTACTACACCGGCGAGGGGCTCGAGTCGCCGGTCATCATTGAGATGCCCAAGGGGACCTATGTCCCCAGGTTCGCATTGCGCCCGCCAGTCGCCGACGCCCGCCCTGCTGTCGCTCCGGCTCCGAAACCGCGCTGGATTCTGATCGCCTCCACCGTGGCCTTAGCGGCAGTAGTCATCCTCGCACTCGCCGGACTGCTTCGAATCGGGTCCCCCTCCGAGCCCGAAGTCCCCGCTGTCGCCGTCCTCCCCTTCCTGAACCTGAGTTCCGATCCCCGGAACGAGTACTTCAGCGACGGCCTCGCCGACCAGCTCACCGACGCCCTGGCCCAGGTGGACGGACTCCACGTCGCTTCCCGCACCTCCGCCTTCTCCTTTAAAGGCAAGCCGGTCGACGCGGTCGCCATCGGGGCCAAACTGCGGGTGAACGCCATCCTTGAAGGCAGCGTCCAGAAATCCGGCGATCGTCTCAGGATCACCGTGCAGATCATCCGTACCCGCGACGGCTACCACCTCTGGTCCAAGACCTTCGACCGCGAATTCAAGGCCATCTTTGACGTCCAGGATGAGATCTCGCGCTCCGTCGTGCACGCGCTCCAGGTCAGCCTGGCCGACGACTCCAGCCGGAAACTGTTCCGGCGCTATACCAGCGACCCGGAAGCCTTTGACCTCTACCTGCGGGGCCGCCACGCCCTCGATGGACTGCAGCCGGACTCCGCCACCCAGGCCATTGCGCTGTTTCAGCGCGCCATCGACCGCGATCCCAGGTTCGCCCTGGCCTACGCCGGCCTCGCCACCGGCGCGGCACAGGGGATCTTTTCCGAGTCCGTGCCCCCCGATGAGTTACGCCGGCAGGTGAAAGCCGCCGCGGGCAAAGCCCTGGAAATTGACCCTACGCTGGCCGAGGCACAGGCGATCCTGGCCACGGTCGAAGCCCGCTTCGACTGGAACTGGAGCGGCGCCGAACAGCGCTTCCGCCGGGCCATCGCGCTGAGTCCCAGGTCTCCGGCGGCCCACGTCGGACTGGCCCTCAGCGTACTCCTCCCCCTGCGCCGCTTCGACGCAGCACTGGCCGAATGCCGCATCGCCCTCGACCTCGACCCCCTGTCCGCACAGACCGCCTTCTGCACCCCCTGGGTTCACATCTTCCAGGGCAAAGCCGACCTGGCCATGGCGGAACTCCGCAAGCTCCAGGAAGATCAGCCCGCCTCGCCCGCCTTTGGCGGAGGTATCGCGATCGCGGCGGTCCATGCCGGCCATGTGGCGGAGGTCATCTCCCTTTCAGAGAAGATGGAGCCGGATCCGGCCCGCCGCCTGGGCCAGAGTCCCGCCCAGCTGGGATTCCTCGCCTACGCCTACGGCCGTGCCGGCCGCACTTCCGACGCCGCCGGAATCGAGCGCCACTTCAAAGACCTCAGCCGGACCGGGTACGTGCCCCCGGGCGCCCTCTGCCTCCTCTACCTCGGCCTGGACCGCCTGCCCGAGGCTCGCGCCGCCGCCGTCCAGCAGATTCACGAGCACGGCGCTAACGTTCTCTATCTGGCAGTCGACCCGCTGTTCGCGCCGCTGCGTACCGATCCGCAATTCGCAGCCGTATTAAAGTCGACCGGACTCCCGTTCTAACCCCCTTTCTTTGCAGCGCGTATACCGTAACTTACCCACGCGTTAACCCCAGGACACTCCTCCGCGGGCAGCACCGCCCCGCAAACTTGCATCTGTCGCAGGGACACCCTGCCGAACGCCGCGTAAGGAGCGAATCAGCAATGGCCGTCGTCGATCTGAACAACCTCGTGATGACCCGCCCAGTGGTCATCGGCCCCACCGAAATCGACCTTCACCTGGGCCATGCCGTCCAACTGAAGTCGGCCCGCATCCGCGCCGAAGCCGACGTGACCCTCATGGACGGCATTCCGGGCAGCTTCACCGGCAGTTGGAAGTTCGGCTTCATCCAACTGGAGTACAGCGAGACGAACTACGCCCGCTATCGCGGCCGGCAGCAGTCCCACGGCAGTACACTCTCCACCTCCACCCGCCGCTTCCTGGTGCGCGATACCGACGAAACGGCGCCCGATATCTGGTACGACCCACCCAGCGGTGGCGTTGTCGAAGGACGAGGGACCCAGGTTCTCAGGACCACCACCCCGATTCCCTCGGCTGGACGGCTCACCACGCACGTCATGATGGAGGACCGGCCGACCCAACCGTTCTCCACCCGCATCACCAACGGCTCCACCGGATTCTTCAACTTCCTGCACCACATGGAGTCGACCTTCATGTTCTGCACCATCCTGGCCGCCCAGGAACCCGGCGGCCGCTTCCACTTCCTCAAGCACTTCTACTGGAACCTCGACTTCGAAGGCTTCTTCGATCAGGACCTGACAGGCCGCATCCGCCTCAGCCGGGTAGTCCGCCGCGGAGTAAACCTCCAGGGCGCCCTCCACAGCGGCGCTCCGCGCGACCCTCGCTTCCACGGCCGGGAACTCGATCAATCCCTCCGAATTGCCAACAACTTCGGCACCCGCGACGTCTTCAGCCGAACCTGGGACGGCCCGGCCGCCTAAGTGGCCGCGAGGCAGGGACTTCGGGGGCCGGGGCATTCCACGCCTTTCAGGCCCGAAATGCTAAAATACTCAACCGGAGGAAACGCATGCGTCTTCCGGACATCAAGCAGTTGGCCTCGATTGTCTTCAGCCTCGCCATCACGGCAGCGTGTTTGTTCGGGGCAGCGGGCCGGCTCGCCTGGCAAAATGCCTGGGTACTCTTGGGACTCTCTCTTCTCACCGGGTTGGCCTTCACTCTCGGACGCGACCCGGAACTGGCCGCCGAACGCCGCAACGTCAAGGAAGGCAAGAGCTGGGACAAGCTGCTGGTCGGCATCACCGTCCTGCTGGGACCCATGGCCGTCTGGATCACCGCCGGCCTCGACATCCGCTTCCACTGGTCGAAAGCCGTCTCCACCGTGGCCGTTTCCCTGGGCATCGCCGCGGCGGTCCTCTCCGCCGCCCTCATCGCCTGGGCGATGCGCACCAACCGCTTCTTCTCTTCCGTGGTCCGCATTCAAAAGGACCGCGGCCACACCGTGATCGACGGCGGCCCCTATCGCTTCATCCGCCACCCCGGCTATGCCGGCTCGGCCGTCTACCTGCTGGCGACCCCCTTGATCCTCGGCTCCACCTGGGCCCTCCTGCCCGCCGCGGCGACAGCCTTGGTCATGATGCTCCGCACCAGCCTGGAAGACGCAACCCTCCACAACGAACTGGACGGGTACGCCGACTACGCGCGCAGGGTGCGCTACCGCCTCTGCCCCGCCATCTGGTAGCGCCGTCCCTACGAAGCCTCACCCCGGCAGGCGAATCGCAAGCCCGGTCTAGGGCGAATACCCGGTAACCAGCCGCGCTCAATCCGCCGAACTTCCGTGGATGAGCCTGACGATTCTGCCGGCGCTGTTCGCCGTGACACTGTTCCTCTGCATGGCGGTGTTGCTCCACCTCACCAGGAAGAAACTCATCGAGGAGCCTCTCCAGCAGGCCCGGGCCCGCCGCTCCCCCATAGCCGCCTTCGTCGACGACCTGCAACATCATCGCTGGATCGTCATCATCGGGCTCGCCCTGCTGGTCGCCCTGGACAAGCACTTCGGCTTCTCCGGCGGCCTGCTGCAATCGCGGCTCGTCCTGGCGATCCTCATCACCTCGATCTTCCTGGGCCGTCTGCTGCTGCGGCGCAGCCAGGCAGCCCCGCCGCCCACGGCCGGTTCGCCCAACCTGAACCACTAGCCGGTCCCGCTACCGCTCCTTCCGCTTCGCCACGCCCCCATCGGCCAGCAGTTCCATGCCGCCATCCGCCCCCTTCCGGAAGCGCGTCGGCGGCACGTGCCCGTCCATGTCGAAGAACGAAGCCGGCCCGTCCGCCAGCAGCGGAACACCCACTTCGCCGAGCCCCGACGTCAGCCGCCCGTCCTTCACTCGAATATGGACTACCGGCCCGCCCGGAAATGCATAATCCCCCACATACGACGCCAGCACCGCCCCCTCCAGCGCCACCACGGCCCGTTCCACCGGCAGGTAATCCACCCAGCCATACTCCACCGCGATCGACCGCAGAATCTCCATCGCCAGGTCGCTGCCGTTGTCGCTGTTCGTCATGACCACCGCCCCATCGCCCGAATCCCGGTAAGCGAAGTAGTGGCAGCGGTAGCCCTCATTCGCCCCGCCATGTGAGAACGACGCCCGCCCGGCCGTCTCGTTCAGCCCCAGGCCCAGCCCGTAGTTCCCTGCCCCCTTGGTCATCAGCAGCTTCACGGTGTCGGCCTTGAACACGCCGCCCGGCTTCTGGATCGCCAGCACCCACCGCGAGAACTCGCCCGGCGTCGTCCACAACCCCGCCGCCGTCTTCTCCGGATAGGTATGCCACCGCCCCGCGATCGGCTGCCCGCTCTCCTGGTAGCCCACCGCCGCATTCCGCGCCCGCTCCGCCCCCAGCGGCTGCTCATAGGCGCTCCGCTTCATGCCCAGAGGATCCAGCACCAGCGTCCGCGCCAGCTCCGCAAACGGCCGGCCCGTCACATCCTCCAGCAGCAGTTGCATCACCTCGTACCCGCCGCCGGAGTAACTGTACCGGCTGCCCGGAACGGTCGTCACCCGCACCGCCGACGTATTCGCCGGAGCCTTCCCGTCCAGCACCTGCGGCAGCGACGGCACCGCCGCGCCCTCCGCATACCCGGGAAACCCGTGCACCGTCAATCCCGCGCTGTGACTCAGCAGCCGCCGCAGCGTCACCTTCCCGGTCTTCGTGAACTCGTTTTCCGGCACCTGCCAGCTCCGCAGCTTGCCGTTCACGTCCTCATCCAGGTTCAGCTTCCCCTGCGCCACCAGTTGCATCGCCACCGTCGCCGCCACGCCTTTGCTCAGCGAGGCCGCCTGGAACAGCGTCTCGGCGGTCACCGGGGCGCCGCTCGCCGCATCGCGCTGGCCATACCCCCGGGCCCACTCCACCCGGCCCTCGTGGATCACCGCCACGCTCACGCCCGGCACCTTGTAGTGCGCCAGGCGCTCGGCGATCTTCATCCGTTCCGCCGGACTCCCTTTCAACCGGTTCGGCTTCAGCAGCCCGTTCTCCACGCGGGCAATCCGCTCGTCCAACGGCGAGGCAGCCCGCGCCGCCGGCCCCGCGGCCAGCAGGCACACCGCCGCCGCCGCAATCCAAGTGCGTGAGTTCATGCCAGTCAATACGGATCTCCCGACCCCGCGTTCCGGTCTTTTCTTCATGAACCCTACTTCTTCCGCTTCTCGGCCGACTCCCGCAGATACCCCGTGAACGCCTCCAGCGCCTTCGACAGGTAGCGCCGCTCCAGTCG encodes the following:
- a CDS encoding DUF4339 domain-containing protein, which encodes MNWYLVRDGQQYGPYDRQAMQDMIAQGRLSPADMVWAEGSPNWVPAAQAGFLWPSQAPPAAVVPPGKRQRRFGCLGCLGTLILIPVLLIGGLVLWLKYKDSGNMGLGSAATLASATVPSTGGSITIGKPGSPLNGMSVSVSAEAYGKDLPFRIQATEITSHQLGPLFHPATPLITIDNGHVYSNDPMAVKIPVSIARDEFALGFYYDRKTGKLEGLPLVGEDAQSITILTRHFSDLVISKAKKAEIVRGLPAASGYLPGVDDWQFTNFGSWLAPAGHCAGQSITSMWYYLEKKQAAGERALYGRYDNNDYGMGTIQLQEDDSWGYRFASMVQSELDWDSLSRRIVRKINGFPTGLTWFAFAYSIQLTGEPQYIEIWGQTTDAKGQPVEAGHAMVVYKADASGLYIADPNYHGNENRRINLANGELQPYNSGLNRAEIDKGNGISFPILLYIGKTAIADWGKVGARYAEIAAGTIGNDKFPKWKVRYLIQEGADKKWPEVPKVIKTDEVTTMLPGAGLKGMLRFEVKFPYTTGAAEYRVDLFKDTTLLANGAFDGRGEYYYNFSLDKGVNNLGFYYYKVDADGKAQYIDFKRVRILYGDDDLSGTWNGEMTVRGTEVFRKHVEDLVVIVLRAFLPDRSEADLRGAAAASIKMNVETNPFSFVLTKRAQEEGKYDFSMEYRDKEGQRYGSTGIATYKDGVLTWRAKAEDRSTADYQGNLLGKEALKGTIDINAWGVMPNAATSEWHAQRAKR
- a CDS encoding GNAT family N-acetyltransferase, translating into MIPLIETDRLRMRGHRMEDFLPSAAMWSDAGVTRFIGGRPFTEEEIWARFLRYSGLWQFLGFGYWAVEERATGRFVGEVGFADFKREVEPSIQGIPELGWALAPEAQGKGFATEAARAALEWSDVHLKAGRTVCLINPENAASVRVAEKCGFQEYCRTTYKGHATVMYERKP
- a CDS encoding DNA glycosylase AlkZ-like family protein, giving the protein MTTRLVLTRSQILSFRRRVNALDERLPEGEESLRTAAWAGLQDSVPRAALLSIHARVAETSPASWEHPSLVQLWGPRFNDYVVAAKDLAVFSLGRLPADAVRRARAHDTAERLHAFLDGGRMPFGQAGRAMGVPPNSLRYGAATGRVLMRWEGARQPVVWTGPPPEMQPEEARRELARRYLHVFGPGTAASFSRWAGVSGAAANAVFRELAGTLAAVRTPVGEGWILAEDEGALRAKAGPVAAARLLPSGDAFYLAWGADRALIVPDERRRAELWTSRVWPGALLVGGEIAGVWRRAGAEVSIDCWRRLTSKERAAVETEAVGLPLPGGVSIGVQWNGPV
- a CDS encoding tetratricopeptide repeat protein, with protein sequence MPEPSGPTEPPKVAPTEDDIRSQLAAILASAPFTNANRSSRFLEFCVQQALAGAQDSIKESVLGAEVFDRRVDFDPRTDPIVRVEAGKLRARLKDYYTGEGLESPVIIEMPKGTYVPRFALRPPVADARPAVAPAPKPRWILIASTVALAAVVILALAGLLRIGSPSEPEVPAVAVLPFLNLSSDPRNEYFSDGLADQLTDALAQVDGLHVASRTSAFSFKGKPVDAVAIGAKLRVNAILEGSVQKSGDRLRITVQIIRTRDGYHLWSKTFDREFKAIFDVQDEISRSVVHALQVSLADDSSRKLFRRYTSDPEAFDLYLRGRHALDGLQPDSATQAIALFQRAIDRDPRFALAYAGLATGAAQGIFSESVPPDELRRQVKAAAGKALEIDPTLAEAQAILATVEARFDWNWSGAEQRFRRAIALSPRSPAAHVGLALSVLLPLRRFDAALAECRIALDLDPLSAQTAFCTPWVHIFQGKADLAMAELRKLQEDQPASPAFGGGIAIAAVHAGHVAEVISLSEKMEPDPARRLGQSPAQLGFLAYAYGRAGRTSDAAGIERHFKDLSRTGYVPPGALCLLYLGLDRLPEARAAAVQQIHEHGANVLYLAVDPLFAPLRTDPQFAAVLKSTGLPF
- a CDS encoding methyltransferase family protein, whose translation is MRLPDIKQLASIVFSLAITAACLFGAAGRLAWQNAWVLLGLSLLTGLAFTLGRDPELAAERRNVKEGKSWDKLLVGITVLLGPMAVWITAGLDIRFHWSKAVSTVAVSLGIAAAVLSAALIAWAMRTNRFFSSVVRIQKDRGHTVIDGGPYRFIRHPGYAGSAVYLLATPLILGSTWALLPAAATALVMMLRTSLEDATLHNELDGYADYARRVRYRLCPAIW
- a CDS encoding serine hydrolase domain-containing protein, translated to MNSRTWIAAAAVCLLAAGPAARAASPLDERIARVENGLLKPNRLKGSPAERMKIAERLAHYKVPGVSVAVIHEGRVEWARGYGQRDAASGAPVTAETLFQAASLSKGVAATVAMQLVAQGKLNLDEDVNGKLRSWQVPENEFTKTGKVTLRRLLSHSAGLTVHGFPGYAEGAAVPSLPQVLDGKAPANTSAVRVTTVPGSRYSYSGGGYEVMQLLLEDVTGRPFAELARTLVLDPLGMKRSAYEQPLGAERARNAAVGYQESGQPIAGRWHTYPEKTAAGLWTTPGEFSRWVLAIQKPGGVFKADTVKLLMTKGAGNYGLGLGLNETAGRASFSHGGANEGYRCHYFAYRDSGDGAVVMTNSDNGSDLAMEILRSIAVEYGWVDYLPVERAVVALEGAVLASYVGDYAFPGGPVVHIRVKDGRLTSGLGEVGVPLLADGPASFFDMDGHVPPTRFRKGADGGMELLADGGVAKRKER